DNA from Rhizobacter sp. J219:
CTGCCCGCGCTGGCGCATGCGGTCGCCGCACTGCCCGGCGTGCGCCTGCGCGGCCTGATGTCGATTCCCGAACCGAGCGACGACCCGGCACAGCAGGCCGCGCCCCATCGGCAACTGCGCCAGCTCTTTCATCGCCTGCAGCAGGTAGGGCTGGACCTGGACACCCTCTCGATGGGCATGAGCGGCGACCTGGAGGCGGCCATCGCCGAAGGCTCGACGATGGTCCGGGTGGGCACCGCGATCTTCGGGCGGCGCTGACGCGACTGGATTTTTCACCTTCTTTCCGGCATCGTTTGGATAAATATCCGGCACCAACCCGCATACCTTGGCGACATTGTCAGCAGCCCTGTCGCCGCCATGCCCTCCTCCTTCCCGGCCCCGTCCACCCTCCACCCCCGCCTGCCGGCGCCGTGCCGGCGCGAGGCCGAGCTGCTGCAAAGCCTGCTGCCCACGCTCGCCACCGCGCTCGACTGGCCCCGTGTCGTCACCACCGCCCGGCCCTGGGTGCAGGCCGTGCGCGACAAGCCGGCCCCGTTCTGGGCCATGGAGTCGCTGCTGCGCGAGTACCCGATCTCCAGCGCCGAAGGCCTCGCCCTGATGCGGCTGGCCGAAGCCCTACTGCGCGTGCCCGACACCGAGACCGCGATTGCGCTGACCGCCGACCAGCTCGGCCGCGCCGCCTTCGACGCGCAGGCCGAAGGTCCGCACAAGATGCTGGCCACCCTGTCGGCGAGCGCCATCGGCCTGTCGAAGCGGTTCCTTCCCGACAGCCCCGGCGACCATGGCCTCATCAAGCGCCTCGGCGCCCAGACCGTGGTCGCCGCCACCGTGCGCGCCATCCAGCTGCTCGGCCGCCAGTTCGTGCTCGGCCGCTCGATCCGCGAAGCAATGAACGAAGCCGCCCAGGCCCGCGAACACCAGCCCGGCCTGCGCTTCAGCTACGACATGCTGGGCGAAGGTGCACGCACCGAAGCCGACGCGCAGCGCTACCTCGCGGCCTACCTGAATGCGCTGGAGGCCATCGCCGCAGGCCAACAACAACGGGGCGCCACCGGCGACCCCACCACCGCCGACGGCATCTCGATCAAGCTCTCCGCGCTTTTTTCACGTTATGAAGAGTTGCAGCGCGAACGGGTCTTCGCCGAGCTGCTGCCGCGGGTGTGGCAGCTGGTCGAACGTGCCGCGCAGGCCCACCTCAACCTGACGATTGACGCCGAGGAGAGCGAGCGCCTCGAACTCTCGCTCGACGTGCTGGACGCGCTCGCCGCGCGCATCGCGGCCACCCACCCGCACTGGCGCGGCTTCGGCCTCGCGGTGCAGGCCTACCAGACGCGGGCGCTCGACACGGTCCACGCAGTCGCCCGCATCGCACGCCGGCATGGCCTGCGATTCATGGTGCGGCTGGTCAAGGGCGCGTACTGGGACGGTGAAGTCAAGCGTGCGCAAGAGCTGGGGCTGCCCGGCTACCCGGTCTTCACCCACAAGCACCACACCGACATCTCCTACCTCGCCTGCGCACAGGCGCTGCTGTCGCATGCCGGCGTGATCTATCCGCAGTTCGCCACCCACAACGCCGGCACCATCGCCGCCATCCTGCAGATGGCGCACCAGGCCAACGCGCCCTTCGAGATGCAGCGCCTGCACGGCATGGGCGAGGGGGTCTACCGCGAGGTGATGAAGGACCCGTCGGTGGCTGTGAGGGTGTATGCCCCGGTCGGCGAGCACCGCGACCTCCTGGCCTACCTCGTGCGACGCTTGCTGGAGAACGGCGCCAACTCCTCCTTCGTGCACCAGCTGGCCGACGACGAGGTGCACCCCGACGAGCTGCTCGCCTCGCCGCTCGTGCCCTCGGCCTCGCCGGGCCTGCCCTTGCCGGTCGATCTGTACGGCCCCCGGCGCGCAAACGCCAGAGGCGCCGACCCGACCAACCGCGACGAACGTGCCGCGCTCGACGCCGCACTGGCCTCGGCCCGCCTGCAGCCGATCGCACTGGCGAGCACGGCCGACATCGCCCCCACGATGGCCCGCCTGCAGCAAGGCCACGACGGCTGGAACCGCACAGCGCTCTCCGCGCGGGCCAACATCCTGCGGCGCGCGGCCGACATGCTCGACGCACGACTGCCCGAGTTCTGCGGCCTGCTGGTGCGCGAGGCGCACAAGACGATGGGCGATGCGATCGCCGAAGTGCGCGAAGCGGTCGACTTCTGCCGCTACTACGCCGAGCAGGCCGAAGAGCGCCTCGCGCCGCAGTCGCTGCCCGGCCCCACCGGCGAGAGCAACACGCTGAGCCTGCACGGGCGAGGTGTCTTCGTGTGCATCAGCCCGTGGAACTTCCCGCTCGCCATCTTCACCGGCCAGGTGGTGGCCGCGCTCGTGGCCGGCAACAGCGTCGCGGCCAAACCCGCCGAACAGACACCCGCGGTGGCCCAGCGCATGGTCACGCTGCTGCACGAGGCCGGTGTGCCGCGCGAGGCCCTCGCCCTGCTGCACGGCCCCGGCGAGACCATCGGCGCCGCCCTCGTCGCCGACCCGCGCACCGCCGGCGTCTGCTTCACCGGCTCGACCGCCGTCGCCCGGGCCATCAACCGCAGCCTGGCGGCGAAAGACGGCCCGATCGTGCCGCTGATCGCCGAGACCGGCGGCCTCAACGCGATGGTGGTCGACAGCACCGCCCTGCCCGAGCAGGTGGTCGACGCGGTGGTGCAAAGCGCCTTCCGCTCCGCCGGCCAGCGCTGCTCGGCGCTGCGCCTCCTGTGCGTGCACGAGAGCGTGGCCGACACCGTGATCGAGATGCTGCGCGGCGCGATGGCCGAGCTGAGCCTCGGCGACCCGGCCCGGCCCGACACCGACGTCGGCCCGGTCATCGACGACGAGGCCTTCGGGAACCTGCAACGCCACATCGCCCGCCTGCGCCGCGAGGCCACGCTGATCGGCGAAACGCCGTCGCGCCACGGCGTCACGAGCACGCCGCGCCTCGTCGCCCCCATCGCCTTCGAGCTGCCGCGCATCGCCGACCTCACGCAGGAGATCTTCGGCCCGGTGCTGCACGTCGTGCGCTGGCGCGGCGACCCGGACGCGGTGATGGCCGAGATCAACGCCCTCGGCTACGGCCTCACGCTCGGCTTGCAGACACGCATCGACGGCCGTGCGCACCAGCTCGCCGAAGCTGCCCGCATCGGCAACATCTACGTCAACCGCAACATGATCGGCGCGGTGGTCGGCGTGCAGCCCTTCGGCGGCGAAGGCCTGTCGGGCACCGGCCCGAAGGCGGGCGGGCCGCACTACCTCTACCGCTTCTGCGCCGAGCGCACGCTGACGGTCAACACGGCGGCGGCAGGCGGCAATGCGGCGCTGCTCGCAGGCTTGCGCAACTAGGGCCTGTTAACACCAAAAGGCCCTAGACGCTTTCGACGCCGTGCCGCTGGTGCCATTCGCGCAGCGATTCGCTCGGCCAGGTCTGGCAATGCACATGGCCCCGCCCCTTGGGCACGTCGACCCAGGGCGCGACCCACTGAAGCGCCGCCTCGACCACCTCCTTCGGCTTGGGCAGCGGCGTGTCGATGGCCGACGCATGCGGATGCACGAGTCTCGGGCCAGCGGGGGTCCCACAGCCACAAGGCGCTGCCGCACCGCTTGCAGAAATGGCGGCCGGCCTTCGAACGGGTCGCGCGCTTGCCCGGCTCGCGCATCACCGCGTGATAGATGGAGACGTTCTTCTGCCCCGACACGCGCAGCGTGGTCGCATCGCCACCGAGGTTGATCGAATACCCGCCTCCGCCGGCCGTCTTGCGGCAGATCGAGCAATGGCAGTGCATGAAAGGCTGCGGGCTGTGCGATTCGAGGCTGAAGCGCACGGCGCCGCAATGGCAGGAACCTTCCAGGTGCATGGGCGTCTCCGGCGATGTGTCTGCCGCATGGTGCGGCAGGTGGCTCGCCGAGACGGCATCAGGGTTCAACCGTGCTGGTAACGGTGCTCCTGCGTGCGCCCCGCAAAGCCATAGGCGCTGCCGCGCAGGTCGGCCACATGCGCATACGAATGCTCCGCCGCGCCGCCCAGCAGCTCGTCCATCGCCCGGTGCACGGCCCCGAGGTAGTCGGCCTTCTCGCGCTTGGTGTTGGTCTCGTCGGTGATGCTCACCATCCAGTGGTAGCTGCGCTTCGGTGCCCCCGCGAGCGGCCGACCGGCAATGAACCAGCGGGAAGGCGCGATGAAGTCGATCACCACCGCCGTGTGCTCGCGGTTCTTGCCGAGCAGCTTCGACGTGAGTGCGGTGCCGGTCTCGGCCACACGCTGGGCCAGGACGTCGTCTTGCGGGCCGGAGATCTGGATGTGCAGGTAAGGCATGTATCGCTCCTTGGTTGAACTTGACAGCCTCACTCTAGGAGTCGAGCATTCATCCGAGAAGCAGTTTGATTTTGTGACATTCATCAGAGTTGCAGATGACCGA
Protein-coding regions in this window:
- a CDS encoding L-glutamate gamma-semialdehyde dehydrogenase, giving the protein MPSSFPAPSTLHPRLPAPCRREAELLQSLLPTLATALDWPRVVTTARPWVQAVRDKPAPFWAMESLLREYPISSAEGLALMRLAEALLRVPDTETAIALTADQLGRAAFDAQAEGPHKMLATLSASAIGLSKRFLPDSPGDHGLIKRLGAQTVVAATVRAIQLLGRQFVLGRSIREAMNEAAQAREHQPGLRFSYDMLGEGARTEADAQRYLAAYLNALEAIAAGQQQRGATGDPTTADGISIKLSALFSRYEELQRERVFAELLPRVWQLVERAAQAHLNLTIDAEESERLELSLDVLDALAARIAATHPHWRGFGLAVQAYQTRALDTVHAVARIARRHGLRFMVRLVKGAYWDGEVKRAQELGLPGYPVFTHKHHTDISYLACAQALLSHAGVIYPQFATHNAGTIAAILQMAHQANAPFEMQRLHGMGEGVYREVMKDPSVAVRVYAPVGEHRDLLAYLVRRLLENGANSSFVHQLADDEVHPDELLASPLVPSASPGLPLPVDLYGPRRANARGADPTNRDERAALDAALASARLQPIALASTADIAPTMARLQQGHDGWNRTALSARANILRRAADMLDARLPEFCGLLVREAHKTMGDAIAEVREAVDFCRYYAEQAEERLAPQSLPGPTGESNTLSLHGRGVFVCISPWNFPLAIFTGQVVAALVAGNSVAAKPAEQTPAVAQRMVTLLHEAGVPREALALLHGPGETIGAALVADPRTAGVCFTGSTAVARAINRSLAAKDGPIVPLIAETGGLNAMVVDSTALPEQVVDAVVQSAFRSAGQRCSALRLLCVHESVADTVIEMLRGAMAELSLGDPARPDTDVGPVIDDEAFGNLQRHIARLRREATLIGETPSRHGVTSTPRLVAPIAFELPRIADLTQEIFGPVLHVVRWRGDPDAVMAEINALGYGLTLGLQTRIDGRAHQLAEAARIGNIYVNRNMIGAVVGVQPFGGEGLSGTGPKAGGPHYLYRFCAERTLTVNTAAAGGNAALLAGLRN
- a CDS encoding 4-oxalocrotonate tautomerase family protein, yielding MPYLHIQISGPQDDVLAQRVAETGTALTSKLLGKNREHTAVVIDFIAPSRWFIAGRPLAGAPKRSYHWMVSITDETNTKREKADYLGAVHRAMDELLGGAAEHSYAHVADLRGSAYGFAGRTQEHRYQHG